The Armatimonadota bacterium DNA window GCCATCTGGGTAACCCACGAGAATTCCTTCTCGCTTCAGGTTCTCAATGGCTTCAAATGCCCAGTGATTTTCCGGTACGTCCGGGAAGTTATCTTGTGCCATTGCAGGTACGACAAACAGTGTCGTCATGGCAACAGCTAGAGCAATTCTAAAAGTGCTTTTCATCATGATTTCTCTCGCCCATGCGCAAACATGGCCCCAGTTGAGGTCCATCCCAACCAAGCACGTTTTTACCCTTAATTTTGCGTGGATGAGTTATCCGCGAATAATGTCGAGCAATTCTTGAGTTTTTTGCTCCATAAGCGCATGATCTCCGCGAGTTTCCACATTAAGTCTGATCACAGGCTCTGTGTTGGATCCGCGAAGGTTAAATCTCCAATTGTCAAAATCGATGCTCAGACCATCCAGCTTACTGACTAATCCTCCAGGATAAGCTGCTTCGACCTTTGCCAGGACATCGGCCACATTGGATACAGTGGAGTTTATTTCTCCGCTGCATGGGAAGTCCTGCATCATCTGGTCGACAAGTTGTCCCAGAGATTTTCCAGAAGTGCTGACGAGGTGGGCGATCATCAGCAATGGAATCATGCCGCTGTCGCAGTACCAATGCTGCTTGAAATAGTGGTGCGCGCTCATCTCACCGCCATAGATCGCGTCTTCGGCGCGCATTTTTTCTTTGATGAATGCGTGGCCACTCTTACAAACGACCGCTCGCCCTCCTAGTTTTTCGGCAATTTCAAGCGTGTTCCAAGTGAGTCTTGGGTCATAAATAATCGTTTGATTTGGATTAACGGAAAAGATCGCCTGCGTGAGCAAACCAACGATGTAATAACCTTCAATAAACCGCTGCTTCTCGTCAAAGAAGAAGCAACGATCGTAATCGCCATCCCAAGCCACCGCGAAATCAAATGGGCCATCGCTGGTCATCTTTTGCAGGGTTGAAACACGCGATTCTTCCAAAATCGGATTAGGAACTCCATTCGGGAAGTGACCATCGGGTTCAAACAAAACTGGTGTGACCTTTAGCGGTAACTTCGCGGCCAACTTTTCCATGGCGAGTCCTGCGGCTCCATTTCCTGCGTTTGCAAGCACTTTGAGTGGCTTCAGCTCATCAATGGGAACGATCTTGCAGAGGTGTTCGATGTAGTCCGCATAGACATCCTTTGGAGTCTGCTTCGCCTGGAACGAGTCGGGAATAGGCTCGGAATCAAGGATTTTTCGAGTTTCGGCTTCGATGTCCAGCAATCCGGTGTCGCCACTGATCGGACGACTTTCGGATCGGACCATCTTCATGCCGTTGTATTCAGGCGGATTGTGGCTAGCCGTAATCATTACGCCGCCGTCGTAGTTGTATAAAGCGGTGGCGAAGTACACCATCTCGGTGCCGACACACCCGAGATCAACCACGTCGCAACCTTCAGCATTGAGACCCGCAGCTAACGCTTCGCCGAGTTCTGGGCCACTGAGCCGAATATCGTATCCAATGCAGACCGTTTTGGCACCAATGATTCGGCCATACGCCCGACCGATTGCATAGGCCACAGAAGGGTTAAGTTCGGAAGGGACTTTGCCGCGTACATCGTAGGCTTTGAAGCAAGGAACAAGCTGGCCCATATGCCTGAAGGTTTACCCCAGAAGGTGGTAGATTCGCCCCATGACTCAACGGCTGATCGGCGCACATATGCCCACAAAGGGAGGGCTCGGTGAAGCGGTTCGAAACGGCAAGAAGATTGGTTGTACGGCGGTTCAGGTGTTCACATCGAGCCCGCAACAATGGCGCGCGAAACCAATCACCGATGAAATGGTCGCCGACTTCAAAGCCGCCAAAGAAGCCACAGGAATCGACTGCGTCGTCAGCCACGACAGCTATCTCGTGAATTTGTGCGCAGAATTGCCGGAAAAGAAGCAGCAGAGCAGAGAAGGCCTGAAGGCAGAAATAGAGCGATGTCATCAATATGGGATTCGCTGGTGCGTGAGCCATATCGGCGCGCATACGGGCCGCGGAGTCGAAACTGGGTTAAAAGAATCGGCTGAAAGCTTGCTCTGGGTGTTCGAAAATTCTCCCGATGACGTTATGGTTTTGGCGGAGACAACGGCTGGTCAAGGAAGCTGTTTGAACTCAAAATTTGAAGAGATTTCAGAGTTTTTTGAGCTTTGTAAGGGGCATCCACGGCTCGGAGTTTGCCTTGATACCTGCCACATCTTTGCAGCGGGATATCCGATTTCGGCGCCGGAAGAATTCACGCAAACGTTTAACATGTTCGACCAGCTGATTGGCATCTCAAACCTGAAATGCATCCACGTGAACGATAGCAAGAAGCCGCTGGGTAGCCGGGTTGACCGCCACGATCACATTGGGGAGGGCGAAATCGGAAGATCAGCATTTATGAACTTGATGGCCGATACAAGGCTCGCTCACATTCCAATGATCGTCGAAACTCCCGACGCAGAAGAGAACCATGAACGAAATGTTAAATCGCTTTTTGAGATGGTAAAGTCGAATTCAAATGGCTGATTTCAGACACTCAAATGAACCAACCCGGAAAGCCTATGGCTTGCTACACATAGGGCCATATCCGATGATCGGGTCCAAGTTTGGACCGCTAATGGGCATCGTTCAATCAGCCGGATTGCCCATCACTGAAGTCCTCGGCGTTTTTCACGACGATCAGTCTACGGTGGCTCAAAGTGAACTGCGCTCCCACGCTTGTGTCTGCTTTGCCCCCGGGACAGAGATCTCAGCAGACTTGGATCTCGAACTAGTTGAGATTCCTGGTGGAGAATATGTTGTGGGAACGCACAAAGGTCCCTACGAAGGGCTCCACAGCTCATGGGGCGAGTTCGTGACTAGTGTTATCGGTTCTGGAGTGAAGCTTGGGTCAATGCCATGCTTTGAAATCTATCGCAACGATTGTAGTCAGGTTCCTGAGTCAGAATTGCTCACGGACATGTACACAAAAGTTGAATAGCAAACCGGGTCCGCTGCGAGGCACAATAGAGCCTTGTTAGACACCATTATTTTGCCGATCAAGCTTTGGGCTGAAGGGCTCATCACGCAGATGGGGCCAGTGGCCATCGCGTTCCTGATGTTCCTAGATTCGGCAAATATTCCGATCCCGAGTGAAGTCATTATGCCTTTCGGCGGAATTCTTGCCGCCGAAGGGAAAATGTCCTTTCTGGCCGTCGGTGCGGCTGGCACGATAGGCACTGTTTTGGGGAGCATTCTAAACTATTTTCTCGGGATGAAGCTTGGTCCGGAGGGCGTCATAAAATACGGAAAATTCCTATTAATTCGCCGAAAAGAGGTCGAACACGGCGAAAAATGGTTCGAAAAATACGGTGACTGGGTCACTCTTTGGGGGAGATTCATTCCGCTGGTCAGAACCTTCATTTCCCTCCCTGCCGGCATTTATCGCATGAATTTCGGCCGATTTGTTTTGTTTGCATTTTTGGGCGCAACTCCCTGGTGTTTTGGCTGGGCTTATATTGGATTTAAAATGGGCGAAAATTGGTCCGTCGTC harbors:
- a CDS encoding phosphomannomutase translates to MGQLVPCFKAYDVRGKVPSELNPSVAYAIGRAYGRIIGAKTVCIGYDIRLSGPELGEALAAGLNAEGCDVVDLGCVGTEMVYFATALYNYDGGVMITASHNPPEYNGMKMVRSESRPISGDTGLLDIEAETRKILDSEPIPDSFQAKQTPKDVYADYIEHLCKIVPIDELKPLKVLANAGNGAAGLAMEKLAAKLPLKVTPVLFEPDGHFPNGVPNPILEESRVSTLQKMTSDGPFDFAVAWDGDYDRCFFFDEKQRFIEGYYIVGLLTQAIFSVNPNQTIIYDPRLTWNTLEIAEKLGGRAVVCKSGHAFIKEKMRAEDAIYGGEMSAHHYFKQHWYCDSGMIPLLMIAHLVSTSGKSLGQLVDQMMQDFPCSGEINSTVSNVADVLAKVEAAYPGGLVSKLDGLSIDFDNWRFNLRGSNTEPVIRLNVETRGDHALMEQKTQELLDIIRG
- a CDS encoding DedA family protein translates to MLDTIILPIKLWAEGLITQMGPVAIAFLMFLDSANIPIPSEVIMPFGGILAAEGKMSFLAVGAAGTIGTVLGSILNYFLGMKLGPEGVIKYGKFLLIRRKEVEHGEKWFEKYGDWVTLWGRFIPLVRTFISLPAGIYRMNFGRFVLFAFLGATPWCFGWAYIGFKMGENWSVVEKNWKYVDYIVVAGLVFLIGKWLYSRIKEKNNEKMPA
- a CDS encoding S-layer homology domain-containing protein, which encodes MDLNWGHVCAWAREIMMKSTFRIALAVAMTTLFVVPAMAQDNFPDVPENHWAFEAIENLKREGILVGYPDG
- a CDS encoding deoxyribonuclease IV translates to MTQRLIGAHMPTKGGLGEAVRNGKKIGCTAVQVFTSSPQQWRAKPITDEMVADFKAAKEATGIDCVVSHDSYLVNLCAELPEKKQQSREGLKAEIERCHQYGIRWCVSHIGAHTGRGVETGLKESAESLLWVFENSPDDVMVLAETTAGQGSCLNSKFEEISEFFELCKGHPRLGVCLDTCHIFAAGYPISAPEEFTQTFNMFDQLIGISNLKCIHVNDSKKPLGSRVDRHDHIGEGEIGRSAFMNLMADTRLAHIPMIVETPDAEENHERNVKSLFEMVKSNSNG
- a CDS encoding GyrI-like domain-containing protein, which translates into the protein MADFRHSNEPTRKAYGLLHIGPYPMIGSKFGPLMGIVQSAGLPITEVLGVFHDDQSTVAQSELRSHACVCFAPGTEISADLDLELVEIPGGEYVVGTHKGPYEGLHSSWGEFVTSVIGSGVKLGSMPCFEIYRNDCSQVPESELLTDMYTKVE